AGACGCAAGCCTCCGAGGGCCCCACCGAGGCAGCCCTACGCGCATGCTTGTTTATAATCTCGACAAGCTCGGCGGCGAGCTGGCTCAGAGGAAGCCTTAGCTCCATTACACGCTTCCTGATAACAGCTGGGTCGGGTAGAACAGCAACACCCTTGCCCGGCGGGTCTATGCCTGCGGCATGGAGCCCCGCTGCGGCAAGGACGTAGAGGGACTGTGGTACAACCAAGAGCTTCCGCGCTCCTCCCCTTTCAACAATGATGGTCTGCTGGCCCGGTGTTCTCCGTAGACCGCTTCTAGGCCAACGGCCTAGCCTAGCACGGTTCAGCCCTAGGCCTAGCACCGCGGCAGCTAGTATGGGCTCTGCGTAGAACACCGTTGAGCTGGCTGCGAGGCTCTCCTCTAGCGCAGCTAGAGCCTCGACCTCCTCCTCTAGAGCGTCTAACCAGGGTCTAAACCTGGGTTCAGCGAACGGCGAAGCCTCTTCAGCTTCCTCTCTAAGGGCGTAGTACGCCTCCACTATGTACTCGTATAACGGCTCATAGCCTGTTGTGTGCGCTGCTGGAATGGATGCGAACATGGCTGCAAGCCCTCCGGGGAAGGTGTAGCCCAGACTGGCTAGGCGGCGGCGCGCATACTCTATTACTGGTAGAAGCCAGCGTGGAGGCTGTATAGAGGGGTCACCCACTGGAGCCATCTCGCCGGCCACTCTCGCGCTAGCCAGGCCACGGGGGCAGTTATTCTACCAGGCGGTGGAGCCGGCAGGGCGAAGAGGTATAGAGGCTGTACTCCCAGGACGCGTGCATAGCGGAGGCGGCTAAACGGTGAAACGGCTAAAGATAATCGCCGCGGTGTTGGCGACACTCACAGCAATACTTGTCGTGAGCGCGGCCATATTCTATACTTTCGAGCGTGCTGCGAACCCCGGCATGAGCTTCCTTGACGCCCTCTACTGGGCCTTCATAACCGCCACCACGATAGGCTACGGTGACATAACGCCCACTACTATACCCGGCCGCATAGTAGCCGTAGTAGCCGCTATAGCCGGTATAGCAGCGTTCACGGCTCTGATAGGGGTAGTAGCGGACGCTCTCGTGGATAGCGCTACCCGCCGCGTCCTAGGCGTGAGCAGTATCAGGAAGCGCGGCCACATAGTAGTCCTCGGCTGGAGCCCGCTCGCGCCGATACTGATACGCGAGATAAAGGCCAATATCCGGGATGCTGATATAGTAGTTGTTGACGAGAAAGTCCCCCTAACGGTAGGTGATGGAGTACAGGTTGTACGTGGCGACCCGCTGGACCGTGAGGCGCTAGAAAAAGCGTCAATAAGCCAGGCAAGGTACATAGTAGTGGCCGAGATAGATGATTCGCGTGCTGTACTAGAGGTGCTCCACGCTAGAAGGGCTAACAAGCAGGCAAAGATAGTAGCAATGGTAGTTGACAGCGAGAATGTCGACATACTTAGACAGGCTGGTGCAGACCACGTTGTACCGGTAACAATAGCGGCCATGTTGGCTGCAAGCTTCATATTCGAGCCCAGCGTGCCGCAGGTCCTCATAGACTTGGCTAGTAGCGTTATAGGCCTAGCCGATGTGGTCGAAGAGGATGCCTCGCAGTACGTGGGTAAGCAGTTCGGTGACGTGCTGCTAGAGGCTAAGAGAAGGCAGAATAAGATACCGATAGCAGTATACAGTGCTGAGAAGGGCCTACTAGTGAACCCGCCTTGGGACTACGTAGTGAGTGAAGGCGACCGTTTGATATCGATAATAAGCGGTAACCAGTAGCTAGGCGGCTCCGACACGTGCTGTAAAACCGCCGAGTAAGACCTTATATCCTCTCCCAGGGTCTGCTGCCAAGCATCTTGAGAGGGATTGAGCCAGTCATGCCGAGTGAAAAGCGGCTAGCTGTGACAATAGTGGCACTAATGGTGCTCGCTCTAACCATGTTCACGGCCTACTACGTGCTGACCTCCACAGGAGGACAGTCTAACGGCGTGAAACTGGTCATAGTGACGCGCCTCTCCCCCGAGGAGCAGAAGGCCTTGCGAGAGGCCTTCCTCAACAGCACTATAGCAAAGCAGTACGGCATAACCGATGTCGAGTTCCGTAAGCTAGACTACTCCCAGTGGCCCGACCTAGCAGCAAGCGGGCAGGTAGACGCCTTCTTCATAGGAGAGAAGCCTGTCTACGACCGGCTCTGCAGAGAGGGCCTACTAGCCCCGATAAGCCTCAAAGAGCTAGTAGACATAGTAGCAGGGCTCGATAGCCGGTACGTAGGCAGGGCTGGCGGCGATATATGCTGGGTAGCTGTAGGCCAGGCAGTGTACGGCTTTATCGTGAACAAGATGTTCCTTGAACGCTATGGGCTGCCGGTGCCAGAGACATGGGGAACCCTCATGGAGCCCGATTATGTGAAACCACTAGC
The window above is part of the Pyrodictium abyssi genome. Proteins encoded here:
- a CDS encoding potassium channel protein, with protein sequence MKRLKIIAAVLATLTAILVVSAAIFYTFERAANPGMSFLDALYWAFITATTIGYGDITPTTIPGRIVAVVAAIAGIAAFTALIGVVADALVDSATRRVLGVSSIRKRGHIVVLGWSPLAPILIREIKANIRDADIVVVDEKVPLTVGDGVQVVRGDPLDREALEKASISQARYIVVAEIDDSRAVLEVLHARRANKQAKIVAMVVDSENVDILRQAGADHVVPVTIAAMLAASFIFEPSVPQVLIDLASSVIGLADVVEEDASQYVGKQFGDVLLEAKRRQNKIPIAVYSAEKGLLVNPPWDYVVSEGDRLISIISGNQ